A window from Mus caroli chromosome 2, CAROLI_EIJ_v1.1, whole genome shotgun sequence encodes these proteins:
- the Kcns1 gene encoding potassium voltage-gated channel subfamily S member 1 codes for MVSEFPGPGSRVPWRPRDEALRVNVGGVRRLLSARALARFPGTRLGRLQAAASEEQARRLCDDYDAAAREFYFDRHPGFFLGLLHFYRTGHLHVLDELCVFAFGQEADYWGLGENALATCCRARYLERRVARPRAWDEDSDAPSSVDPCPDEISDVQRELARYGAARCGRLRRRLWLTMENPGYSLPSKLFSCVSIGVVLASIAAMCIHSLPEYQAREAAAAVAAVAAGRSAEEVRDDPVLRRLEYFCIAWFSFEVSSRLLLAPSTRNFFCHPLNLIDIVSVLPFYLTLLAGAALGDQRGASGEELGDLGKVVQVFRLMRIFRVLKLARHSTGLRSLGATLKHSYREVGILLLYLAVGVSVFSGVAYTAEEENEGFHTIPACWWWGTVSMTTVGYGDVVPETVGGKLAASGCILGGILVVALPITIIFNKFSHFYRRQKALEAAVRSSGQREFEDLLSSVDGVSDVSLETSRDTSQEGRSTDLETQAPREPAKSHSY; via the exons ATGGTGAGCGAGTTTCCAGGTCCAGGCTCTCGGGTCCCCTGGCGGCCAAGAGACGAGGCGCTGCGCGTGAACGTGGGCGGAGTGCGGCGGCTGCTGAGCGCGCGCGCCCTTGCGCGCTTCCCGGGCACGCGCCTGGGCCGCCTACAGGCGGCGGCGTCCGAGGAGCAGGCGCGGCGCCTGTGCGACGACTACGACGCAGCAGCGCGCGAGTTCTACTTCGATCGGCATCCGGGCTTCTTCCTCGGCCTCCTGCACTTCTACCGCACCGGGCACCTGCACGTCCTGGACGAGCTGTGCGTCTTCGCCTTCGGCCAGGAGGCTGACTACTGGGGCCTGGGCGAGAACGCGCTGGCCACGTGCTGCCGCGCGCGGTATCTGGAGCGGCGTGTGGCGCGGCCTCGCGCCTGGGACGAGGACAGCGACGCGCCAAGCAGCGTGGACCCGTGTCCCGACGAGATCTCCGACGTGCAGCGGGAGCTGGCGCGCTATGGTGCGGCCCGCTGTGGCCGCCTGCGCCGTCGTCTCTGGCTCACCATGGAGAATCCAGGCTACTCGCTGCCCAGCAAGCTCTTCAGCTGCGTATCCATCGGCGTGGTGCTCGCCTCCATCGCTGCCATGTGCATCCACAGCCTGCCGGAGTACCAAGCtcgggaggcggcggcggcagtgGCTGCAGTGGCCGCGGGTCGCAGCGCAGAGGAGGTGCGCGACGACCCGGTGCTGCGCCGCCTGGAGTACTTCTGCATCGCTTGGTTCAGCTTCGAGGTGTCGTCGCGCCTGCTGCTGGCTCCCAGCACGCGCAACTTCTTCTGCCACCCGCTCAACCTCATCGACATCGTGTCGGTGCTGCCCTTCTATCTCACACTGCTGGCTGGCGCGGCGCTTGGTGACCAGCGCGGAGCCAGCGGGGAGGAGCTCGGGGACCTGGGCAAGGTCGTGCAAGTGTTCCGCCTCATGCGCATCTTCCGCGTGCTCAAGCTGGCGCGCCACTCCACCGGGCTGCGCTCGCTGGGCGCCACGCTCAAG cACAGCTACCGTGAGGTGGGCATCTTACTGCTGTACCTGGCCGTGGGTGTGTCAGTGTTCTCCGGTGTGGCCTACACAGCCGAAGAAGAAAATGAGGGCTTTCACACAATCCCTGCCTGCTGGTGGTGGGGTACAGTGAGCATGACCACAGTGGGCTATGGGGATGTGGTGCCGGAGACTGTGGGTGGCAAGCTGGCGGCCTCGGGCTGCATCCTCGGGGGCATCCTGGTGGTTGCCCTCCCCATCACCATCATCTTCAACAAGTTTTCCCACTTCTACCGGCGCCAGAAGGCACTGGAGGCGGCCGTGCGGAGCAGCGGCCAGCGCGAGTTTGAGGACTTGCTGAGCAGTGTCGACGGGGTATCGGACGTGTCTCTGGAAACATCCCGGGACACTTCTCAGGAGGGACGATCTACAGACCTGGAGACCCAAGCCCCCCGGGAGCCTGCAAAATCTCACAGTTATTAA